A stretch of DNA from Cryptomeria japonica chromosome 4, Sugi_1.0, whole genome shotgun sequence:
ACGAACTAAGGTACTAGTTCTGTTTGGTCAAATCATTAAAATTAATACTTAAATATTTTCCTAGATGCTTATAGAATTAGTATAGATTGTGCTTGGCCAACTTGTGTGATTTTGTGAAATAATCTTATAAGAGCTTATTTCTATAAATGTTGATAGAGTTATGCCTATTTAAATTTTCGGGTTACATgttcaaaataaaaaatgtaagGAGATCTTTAGGGATATGTAATAGAATCATATCTTTTACTTCACGTTAAACTTATTATCAATTTTCTATAGACTTGGTTTTTAGTTTTACAAAACTAGTAAGCTACTTCAAGGGGTACTTAGTTACATAATTCTGATATTGGTTGCATACAAGGTATAACTAAGTGTGTGATCTACTCTAAACTCATTTCCCTACAATTTTCTCATATTAGATCTTTGTGGACACCCTCCTTGCCCATGCAAAAATAAAAAGTGTAGAGGAGCTACCTACTCTTGTTAATAGACCCATAACTAGTTGTATCATCATAATAGCGTTACTCTTTAAGCATAAATTGACCAATGTTCCTTAAGTTTGAATTATAAGTGATCTATCTATAATTAAATAAGATAATAGTTTGGAAAATAAAATGTGCAGAAGAGCTACCTACTCTTGTCAATAGACCCATAACTAATATCCTCATGATGAATATTACCCTTTAAATACAAATCAACAATTATTTCCTATGTTTGAATTGTAAGTGCTCTATCTATGATTATAAAATAATAGTTTGGACCCTACTAATCCCTACATAATGTAAACAATTTCTATTAATTCCATGGTGAATGTCTATCTACAATATCCTATTCCGAATCTAAAGCATATAAGATCTAATTTCTATATCAATCTTTTGAACCTTCTTTTATATTTACACtcaaatttatttgaaataatCAAATCAAAGTTCTCGAATAATTAGTCTAGATTCACATGTGTTAGTGTACAGGTACATGCATCTTATTAGATTAATGTAGGCTTGACTAAAGAAAGATTATTTTCctttgaaaactttatatcttaCACATGTACTTTGTCACTCCATCATCCCACATAGATAAATTAGAATGAAATCATCTCCACAATTTGTTTAATGAATTATAATTCTCGTTTTTAACCCATATACCATAAATAAATTGATACGGATACTTTAAACATTCACTTTTCTTTTTGCAGTGGCTAATTAATTTTTGTGGGGTCCAATTACTCCATCTTTGTACTGATCAACTTTATTTCTACCACTTCTCTGTTTCCTAACCGCCTTACCTTGTGATATAGCAGGCCTCCCCTGCATCTCTCCGTGTTAAGTATCCTCTGCTCTTATCAATCACTCTAAGATCTCTCCATTCATTCAGTTCTTCTTCAATCCACTTCTATGGCGATGGCCAATCAGGCAAGCCATGCCTTTGAGGAAATTCTGCCGCCATCTGCATCTGCATCGTCTTCTACACCAACCAAAAAGGTAAGCTACGATGTATTCATAAATCATCGTGGCCCTGACGCCAAAGAAACCCTGGCCGCTTCTATCTATGATACCCTCCATGGAATGGGACTTCAGGTTTTCTTAGATAAACCAGAGCTTGAGCTTGGAGATTCTATCCCATCTGAAACAGAGAGAGCCATGACTACGTCTTTCCTTCATATTGCTATCCTTTCAACCAAGTATGCAGAATCTCCTTGGTGTTTGGCCGAGCTATCGTTTATGCTcaaaactggcaagaaaatcattCCCGTCTTCTACAATGTTGACCCCAAGGATATCCACTGGATTTGTCAGGGAAAAGGAATCTACGCTGATGCATTTTCTAATCCTAAAATCAAAGCCAGATATACTTCAGAAACGCTTCAGGAATGGAAAAGGGCGCTGCAAAAGGTTTCATATCTTTCTGGCTACATCGTGAAGAATGGTGAGTTCGTATCAA
This window harbors:
- the LOC131079249 gene encoding probable 2' cyclic ADP-D-ribose synthase BdTIR; translation: MANQASHAFEEILPPSASASSSTPTKKVSYDVFINHRGPDAKETLAASIYDTLHGMGLQVFLDKPELELGDSIPSETERAMTTSFLHIAILSTKYAESPWCLAELSFMLKTGKKIIPVFYNVDPKDIHWICQGKGIYADAFSNPKIKARYTSETLQEWKRALQKVSYLSGYIVKNGEFVSNNLFSVNVMIYDISL